The region AAATTCGGGCTTATGCCACCCTTCAGCAGTTGCCTTTGATCGGCCTGTGTAAAATTCTGTGATGGGAGTCACATTTTCCTGAGTTTAGGGAACTTGGTTTCAAATCCTAGCTGGTGGACGgcaatggaaaacaaacattgcaaCAGGGATGTTCCCTGCTGGAATGCTTGCAGAATTTCAACAACATGCTGGCACCCCTGCGATTTGGGTGCAGCGCACCCCTCGTGTCCCCAGGCGGTGGGCGAAGACACTTtgagatttgatttttattgcaTCTGACTGCCCTTGGCTGCGATCACACACTTTGGCAGTTGTTGATGCAGAACGTCAGCTAACTTGTGTTTCAGTTGACGTTCAAATATTATGCATGCACAAGTTGATTGCGGTTCCCAGAGTCTTGTCAGTGACTGGGAGAAAACCACTGTAAGCACGCGTACACTCACCTCCTCTGGCTTCCCGAGCCAGAGCTTTTGCTTGAAGCATCCTGTGTTTGGCCAGGTCGTTTTGATTAGACtgtgtcatcatcatcttcgtcTTGGTGTCTGTGGAGGAAGTGGACATCTTAATGATTATATCCAAGGatttaacaaaatgtaacaaaaaagaaaaacacacctcTAAAGTTTCCAGTGCATTGTGAACCATAAGCTTTTCATCATATGTTTAAATCCTAACTTTCATTAAAGGCAGCTTCACTTTGAGTGACTGAGCGATATACATATAATGTAGCTTCAGTAATGATATTACTTAAGGTACGTGATGGTTCACACAATGCCTTTagtaatattttcattatatcTAAAATTAAAATGCGTATTACCGTGGGAGCTCACCAACAGGACCCTGGTAAAACTACAGTACATCTTTAAATTCGTTGATTGAAGGATCTAATGTCTTCCATATAAGGCTGCTTTTTCTCAGATTGTAAGCAGTGTTTTCTGTCACTGCTcattttgacttaaaaaaatgtaactccCCTGAACTCAGTCCTTACCTGTGCTTCCTGCCTGTCTGATTGCCGGTTGTTGGAGTTGCTCAGGGGGATAGTGTGGTTGAGCCCGTTCTGGAACTGGGATGCTTCCACGCTCTGCTCTGATACTCCTCAGCAGAGAAGGAACAGTCTGTATAAACCTCCCCAGGATGCCTCTGGTGCTTACCTCACTTGGTTTATTTTAGCAGAGGGGCAAGAGAGTGAAAATGGATGGAGGGTGTCGGGTGGGGTGGTATATGAGGGTGACAGGGAAGGGGCACGCATGAAAATCTACATCCTGACCTCAAGCGTCTGATAACAAAAATCTGATCCCTaccctgtgtgtgagtgtgcatgtgtgtgtgcgtgcgtttgtgtgtgtgtgaattctaACAGCTGCTGTTCAGACAGTGACAGCTATATGAGAGGGAAATATCTAACCTCCTCACTGCAAACATAGACACTCAAACGcaatctttcttttctcccttctcTTAAGCTTTTTGTGACTTTGCCACCATCTGTTCCCCACAAACAGACAGCTTTACAGGAAAGACTGACATTGATGGGGTTTCTCTGATCAGAGCTAAAGATTCTGTTTTCCAGTTTGGGGTTAAAGGTTAAACTCAGCGCAGCAGTTTACTCCTCTATTATCGATGGTGTGAGATGTTTGATGTCACAGGTGCGCACCCTTTATTTATCTAATAGTGTGAAATAGGTCAAATGTGGTAACTAACAATATGATGTTATTTCAATTATTACTAAATGCTCAGAAGCTACAGGGGTGATTTCTGCATAAGCTTTTTTAGTGTGTTACGCCACAAGCGATGGCCTTTAACTTTATATTTGGTTTGCCCTTTTTGAACTCGAGTTAGTCTTTATCAAGCAGCTTTTTCCCCACAAATTGATTCATTGAGCTCAGTAGGAGCCGAgagggaaaaaacattttctttatccCTGTTGAGATTGGATATCGATTTTGCACCTGCCCTGCTCCACAATACCACTATCCCCTGGTGGGAAGCCTCCGAGCTcctaaaagaaaatgtggagtCATCCTgagtctcaaaaaaaaaaaaaaaaaaaaaaatcttcttcagacacacaatggTAGTGGAATAGTTTATGCCCATTAAGGGtttattcaaaaatgtttgtttagttGAAAAGGCAATTTGACTTAATAAAGAGAAACCAGATTTGGTTAGAAGCCTTCttttaaccaaaaacaaatccactttTGTGTTGCACTGCGTGTTGGACAGCCACAGTGATTAGAATCAATTTCCAGTGCACACTTTATTCAgactgtgtgttactgtgtgtaaCAATTCATTACAAGTGGAGTTATTATGACAAATGTGTATTCATAATTCAGTCTTTTTCGAGGGGCAAAcaatgatgaaaacagaaataggaTAGGATATCTCATCCCTGGAGTCATCTGTGTTTGAGAGGTGACCTTAGCAGAGTGTTTATGGCACCTAGAGAGAGGTGCACAAACACCAGGCACTGACAGCTGACACAACAATAATGGTCAATCCAGAGACAAGGGCTTGTGTAATTAGGGCACCTTTAAAACCCTTCAACCTATTGGCTTTCAGATGAAACCCTGTGGCTGGCTAGTCTGAGGAAGTTGAAACTTCACAGGTGGTGCTGCGAGCCGGAGTAGGTAAAATAAGCAATATTCTAAGCATGGCTTTTTATAACTCAACGCTGTAAGCTACATGCATTAAAATTCAGCTTGCAGTTCAGAGAAATTCTTCAATCTGAACTTTTCTTATTTGCTTGCAGGTGCCTTTGGGAGGACTGCTGGGAGTTAATCAGTAGGGAAGCTGTCTTGACAGTGCTCAGTTTGAGCTTCAATTTAGAGCGACATTATGTATGGGCTGCTATGTGAGAGTCTTCACGACTTCATCAAGGAATCATATGGGGATGATGTGTGGAAGTtggtcagagagagagcagatgtCAGATTACACTCTTTTGTCACCCACCAGGTACAGTGTCTGTGCTCCTGGAATGAATAATATGGCAGTATGTATGCTTATATAGTATAGAGTCTTTATGGTATTTTCTGTGACCTTAAACAGTGCCAGTGTCAAAAAGTCttcttttgagcagtaatgTCTGCATACATCTGTAGGTGTATAGCGAGAGTGTGATTCCTCGTATTGCAAAGGCAGCCAGTGGAGTGACAGGCACACCGTACAATGAACTGATGAACTCCTGGGGTGTCTACTTCCTGGGCTTTGTAGGGAAGTATGGCTATGACAGGATCCTCAAGGTAAGAAAAGATCTCAAACTCACAACTGTGCTATCTTTCAGTTGACACGGGTGAGATTTATGAAATGCTTCTGTTGAAACATTtacctttaaaatataaaatataaagtatatgAAATATCTTACTCTGTTTTATTGTTCCAAAACAAAATGCCAAGTCAGTCCATAGAAATTATTGAGTGCTGTCTTTTTTCAATCGTAGATTTTCCTAATCTTGATTTTCTGTGACAACTGAGGGGTGAATATGTAACTAATGTAGAAATcagtagaaaatgaaagcatgcCATTGAAATGTATAACCTTTTTTACATCCTTCAAAAATAAGATGCTTATCAGTGGATTACATGTGCTAATGAAGATGCCCCTTGCGTTAGCGGTTGTTCTATCCAGCCCTTATTAGCAACCAGCATCTGACTTGTTTGAGAACTCATTAAATCCTTTTCAGGCAAATTAGGACCAAAGAGCCCTTGCGATTTTCAGTGATAATGACATAGTAGGAGTCACAAAAATGGATTATAAAATTGATAGTTAAtccaataaacaacaaatggaATATTATTCAGATTTTCTGTCACAAATATGGATCAGGTTTCAAACATGCTCTTTACTCTGATGACATCTTTCAGGAGTTAGTTCCTCAGATCCAAAGCTGCAAAAGACAAcacacctctctctgtctccgcCCTCAGGTGTTAGGCCGTCATGTGCGTGACTTTGTCAACGGCCTCGACAACCTCCATGAATACTTGCGCTTCAGCTACCCCAAGGTGCAGCCCCCCACCTTCTTCTGCCAGGAGGAGTCTGCCACCGGAGTCACCCTCCACTACAGGTCTGAAATGACgtggaggaagaaagagggtgGGAGCGGGTCACAGTGGGGGAGACTGATAGACCATGTAACATCAGGTGTTAAAAATAGAAGAATAGACCAAATACACTGACATCTGTGCCTTTATTGTCTGGAGAAAGATGTTggattttcttcctctgtgaccCGCAGGAGTAAACGGAAAGGCTACCTGCACTATGCTATGGGTCAGCTCAGGCAGATGGGTAAACAGTTTTACGACACCGACATTCATGTAGAGGTGTTGTCAGAGCAGATGGTCGGAGACTACTCACATGTCACCATGAggtagtcacacacacacacacacacacacgtacgcaaAGCCTTTTTATAATCACTGGTGGAAACTTAATAAGTAGCCTGCATTTACTTAAGTCTTATACATGAGGTACTTGTACAaactactgtattttttttttaatccaattttttatcactttttctttcagtaCATCTTTTTGACAGCCTTTGTGACTTTGCATAGAAATCATGAAACTAATTCACAAACCTTTGTGGGTTGAGTGCTCTCATTAAAAACACTGTGTGGTCAGTCTTAAGTTCCTTGATGGCCTCATTTACAAAGCTGTTTGAGACCTAAAAGGGTAAAATTACAgaacatacatacatttcaaAAAAACTAATCATTTCCTATTGATATATAAACTGTTTAAACGACAATACCTTTGTACCTTTACCATTTGGATTGGCACTTTTACTTCCACTGTTTGAATTCAACTTTCAATTGAAGGAAACAtcaatatgtatgtgtgtgtttgactgcagaCTAAACTTTGATAATTCAGCTTACCGCTACATCAtgaaagaggatgaggaagagcaggagaTTTTGCCCATTACCTCAGATTTCTTCTTTGAGGTCTTTCCCTTTAATATCGTCTTCAGGCAGGTAATCCTTTTAAGTTGCCCTCATCAACATCCCAAGGtcagtaaatgaatgaaattaagtGTTAAATGGAAGAATAGACAATGACtttttgatcaggacatggTGGTGCATAACGTGGGCTCGGGCCTGGCTACAGTCTTCCCTGATCTAGATGGCAAGAAGATCAATGATGCTTTCCTCCTGGCTCGCCCCCTAGTGGAGTTTACCTGGAACATGGTAAGACAATGCTTCGTGTGTCTCACTCTTTGGCAAATTTAATTAATGAGCCAGCCAGTTCAAGGGAAACCTTATCTGCAGGATTTgattataaacaaataaagaaaatagcAACGTTAAACAGCTCATGAATGCTGAGAACACTGATGTAACTGTAATCTGTACACAGATCATCTCCCACCCAAACAACCTGTTTGAAATCATGTCCAAGGAGCCTGTCAAGAGAGAAAGGAACCTTCACAACCGAGTCCAGAGTAAGAGTGGGAGCCATGTAAACACTCACAggggtgtgtgtctgctgggcAAGGACTTGCAGGCTTGTAGTTGGATTACTTTCACTGCTGTCTGACAAAAGACACACTCAGTTTCAGTTTAGATAAGGTATGAACTAAAATAGATGTATGCTCTTAAAGCATAGCtcaaacattcacatttaacttgGGAAACAGCTGAATTAAGGAGTCTAAGAGTTCTTTCACTTGTGTGAATAGTTCGATTTCTTCATTCAACGTAAACTGATTACATTTGGTGGAGTTGATCCCAGTCCTGTTTGCCAGAGTTAGTGGATGTGAATATGAGTGTTGgtgcttttgctgtttttctacAGATTCCGACTACGAAAACGCCAACCGCTCTGCCGACGTAGATGTGGAGCTCATGGCTTTCCAATCCATCATTGGAGATGATTATAAAGGTCATGGACATTATGTTATCTAAAGGCAGATACCTGAACATTCAGACACTTAAATAGTCTGACTGacaatgaaagcaaataaagatAGACACATTAAGTTACAAAACTATTTCACTCTAATTGAATTTTAAGAAATATgattatttgctttcttgctaAGAGatgttgacttgatgaaaagGTCGATACCACCATCATGCTCTCACATTTGTATGTCAGACATGATACTGGGGCCAGCAGATAGCATCAGTGACTGAGAAGAAAGCTTGTGTGGCTCTGTCTAAAAGTAACAACAATCAACCTACCAGCACCTCTAAAGTCCACCAGTTAACATGCTATCTCTCATTTAATTGGTACAAAAAGTAACAAGAAGAAGGGAGACTTTCTGACTTTATctttttgggggattttttttttttttttttgtggctttggCTTGAAGCAATTACTTGTTTTCACTCTGTGGCTGCCAGGCAACCAGTCAAGACCTCAGGAAGTTACTGCGCCTATCCACAAAACAGTCCAGgacaaaacacactgaacacCATTAACTGTCACCGACATTTCTGAAGCGGGGTTGTTTCCGGCCTTGCTGAGCTTCACTAATTGGCTGCTGGCTccagtttgattttaaatatataGACATGAGAATGGTATTGATTCTATCAGTAAAAAGAGGGAAGTTGCATTTTCACAAAGATGTTAAACTTTTCTTTCAGAACTGCTGAACTGCTACATCCATTAGGATGGCTTTGTTAACACAGTGCAGTCATTAGCACTGAACACTTACGCTAACACTGAAATTTAAATTAAAGCATCTCTAAAAGTCTGTGTTTCTGGCTGTTGAATGTGCTCCTCTTTTAGATGGTAACAGTGCTAATGCAATGGAGAGCTGGGGCGATGGGAGCCGCTGCCTGAAACTAAAAGGACAAATGAGATACATGCCAGAGTGGGAGTCCATCATCTTCCTGGGAACTCCTGTGTAAGGCAGGCGCatacgcacgcacgcacacacacacacacacacacagacacagctttatTAAAATTCTGCAGCTGAAACgtaaaacatccaaaaaaaaaaaaaaagcagcaaaactaaactaaattatGAAGCTGGAAATAAAAAGCCCGGGCAGTGAATCAAATCAGGGGCCCATTCTTACGGCACTTCCCATGCATGAAATGAGCTGCTAATTAGCCTGTAATCAGACAGTGCAGCTCTTGTGAGCGTAATGGGAACCCATTTGCAATTGAGTGTTTTCCACAGAGTGCATTACCAAaacatcttcctcctcttctcaaacattttgttttgcaagTAAATGCCCTTATCCTATTGACAAAACATGCATAATTTATACccaagaaaacataaaataatctcCCAGTTTTACAGCCTTTTAATTACCCAATTTCTAGAAGATACTGCTGTATACAGTGTACTGCAATATTGTCACTTTTCTTGCATTGGTCTCTGCCTgactctctgtatgtgtgtgtgaaggatgGAGAGTCTGAGTGCTATGTTTAAGACCGGCTTGTACATCAACGACCTGAGCATGCATGACTCAAGCAGAGACCTGGTTTTGGCAGGGACTCAGCAGTCAGAAGAGCTGAAGAGGGCCCTCATACAGGTTCGCAGTACCACCCTTTGTACCCAGACCtaagatgaatgaaataaatgtaattgtaaatgtaaattttctGCCTTATTCTCTGTTATGGGTGTAGGAGCAAAAGAAGTCAAGTAAGCTGGAGGAGAGTATGAAAATGTTGGACTATGAGATGAAGAAGACTGATGACCTTCTGTACAGGATGATTCCCAAACCAGTGGCGAAAAGACTGCGCAAGGGAGAGCCTGCTGTTAACACTTGTGAGGTCTGGATTGTGCAAAGTACCCACAGTTCACTTGTGATTTTACGCTTTTAATGGTGCTCTTTAAAAGCACCAAAGGTTTATTAGTTTTCTATTGAAGGTTAGGTGGGAAGATTGACAGCACCAAAGGCGACAAAATGCACCTCCTAGCACTTAAGTTCCACTCAATGTAAATAGTGACTGTCTGcttaaccacacacacacagccacaagcAACCACACACATCCATATTGCCTAAATCCTCCGAATGGTTATTACCCTCCCTGTTGGAACTCTCTGCTGCAATGAAATTCTGGATGAGAGTTACAGTGACTTCCTGATGCTGCCCAGCATTATAGGTATTTAAAATGATCCGTGAATGCGTCCTTGCCCACTCAACATTCCTGCTCACCAGTTCTCATATCTTTTTTCTCCAAGGTGTTCCCAGATGTGACCATTCTCTTCAGTGATGTTGTGGGATTCACTCGCATTTGCAGCCACATCACTCCGATGCAGGTGGTGTCCATGCTCAACACCATGTACACACTGTTCGACACACTCAGCGAGAAGCACCGCGTCTTcaaggtttgtgtgtgcacgttcGTCCTGTGTGGTACACCATGTCATAGAGCGCCTGTGCGAGAGCTGCTGTCGTTTCCCTCTAGGTTGAGACAATTGGAGATGCATACATGGTCGTTGCTGGGGCTCCAGAGAAGACTAAGTACCACGCTCACAACATCTGTGACATGGCCCTGGACATGGTGCGATCCATCGATCACCTCAAAGACCCTTCCAATGGCAACAACATACAGATCCGTGTTGGTGCGTAGAAAGAATATTAAGTGTATTCATGGTGGTGTTTGACTGCGAAGTGAATGAAGCCATCATTCTGTCTGCAGGGATCCACTCGGGCATGGTTGTAGCAGGTGTGGTGGGGCACAAGATGCCACGTTATGGCCTGCACGGTGACACAGTCCACACCGCATCTGCCATGGAGAGTAACGgcaaggtgggggggggctttcaAGTCAAGCTTGAAAGTCAAGAACAACACGTGAAGGGCAGTGACGCACCAGTTTTCTGGGCTTTTGTTCtgacagttttttctttatctcattCAGGAGATGCACATTCAGCTCAGCAGTGCCACCTATGAGCACCTGAAGGGAAGCCATTTCATTTTCGAAAGGAGGGGGATCATCACCATCAAGGTCAATTGTCAAAACAGTCACAATAGCAACTTGACTCATCACGTTCATCTAATCAGCCATCATTATACCATGTTATCATTGCCTGTAGAGTGTATAAAGAAAACATCATTAcattcaattaaattcaaagAACTTTACGTTATCTCCAGTGGAGCAATTAAATTATACGCAGCAGAGAACACCAAAATGGGTTTTGAATGCATAAATATAAGTATAAAGTTCATGTCTCTACTCAAAAGTAAATATCTTCAAATTGCGCACGACCTATATCCAGGGATGAGGCTGTAATCTTTTCTAATGGAAGATTTGCATATCAGCAATCAtccatatatgtatatatttatatatatacaataaaaaCTCACAGTGTTTTGGCTCTGGGGAGTCAGCCCACTTAGTATTCAGAGTTGGTATTTCCAGCTTGCTTGTTGATTTGGCAGCCTATTTTATCAGTGGGTCTGACGTTGAGGCTGCACATTTAGCGATAATACCAGCAAAGTAACTCCCAGAGGTTGCTGAAGTAGCTGATTGCAGGTGCCAATCTCAATAAACCATAAGTGACTCGTTCCTCATCAGAGAATTTTGACTATTGAAAATCTGCCATTTTACCCCCCTCTGTAACAAAGTTGTGTCtgtagttagttttttttttttttttttttttactatttgtGAATATATCAGACTATCTTTATGCTCAAGCCTAAACCTCTctttcaccttttcatttttccttatCCATTTTAGGGGAATGTTGAAATTGAAACCTACTGGTTAAAAGGAAAGAGGGACAAGGATGGCAACGCGCAGGCAGCATGTCCTCAGTTCGAGACTCAGACCATCAGTAAGGCCATCAGCAAGGCCACCATTTCTGGTCCTGAGGCCACAGCAGATGAGGAGGGACAGGTACAAATTTAGCTCAGACAAGCTCGAATGTCCTATGCTGTCATTTGCATTGTTGCCTCACTATCATCATCCCCTTGATTCTCCTGTGCCTCTTTGCCCCGAGGTTTTTCCTCTGGTGGCTGGGGAGGACGAAGATGACGTCAAGTCCATTCGCTCTCATCgtataaaaatggaaatttcgGGTCATTCTCTGGAGGAGTCAATTGAGGAGTGCAGAGTAGAGGAAATGTCTGTTCATAAGGTGGGAGGGTATACCAACTACAGAAATGTTTAGATTGACAGACTTTTTCATCACTCAGCCTTGAGTTCCCTTTCTTGTTCTTATTAGCTGTTGGTGTGATGTCACAATTGcttttttattgtctgtgtAATACAATGAACTGTTTCTTCCCCAGTCCCACTACAAGGATGCTTTGCAAGACGCTCTCCAGGACTCTCACTTGGAACTGGACTCACCTgagtctgacagcagagactCCATCTTGGAGTGCCGTGACAGCTCCTGTGACTCCCGCTGCTCTAAGAGTGCCATGTGCTCTGTGTCATGAACTGCGACAATTTAATGGCGCCCGAGCAGATGCTAGCCGATCCTGTAGCCAGTACTTCATCTGTATCACTGCTTGTAatgggctttctttttttacgGCTCACTTGAAGCACTGAATGTTAGACCAGATGCCAGATAGGGATGCACTTGTGGGGATGTTATTTTGCCCTTTTGGAGGCTTTCTTGTAATTGGACTAAACGGTTAATGTTTGAAATTTCAAGCAGCATTGTGTGGTGCTATATTGCATGGCAAAATCattagtgctttttttttagctctgacAGCAGAAATTAGTCGTAGCCATCAATTTTACTCTCCactttgattattttaacagCTTCCTCTGAGCTCTATCGGCTCCCTGAGTGAACTGCCACTTTTCTCATTAATACCTAACATCAGTCACCTCAAGGCCATTGCCACTTAAAAACTGGAAAACTTGCTTATTGTGTCCATTTTGTAACATGTTGGAGGACATAAAAGTGTTCATTGCAGTGTGGTTCAGCAGGACACGAGCTCAGTAATTTCCTGCgctgctttttctgctgcatCTCGTAGACTTGACATCTTGATTCATCCTGTGAGAGAAGACATCACTCGGCGTCCCACCtcgcctcttcctcctctcgcATGTCTGAATTCATTATTACATATCAGTCTTGGGAAACATACAGCCATGGCAAAATGTAATAGCTTGTCAGCTCGGTGAGAATAAAGAGATAACCGCTGAACATTTTCTTGAttgctgtgttgtttgtctCATCTTGTCACCCAGAGGCATTGGcattcatgctcacattcacatttgCATATACCTTTTCCTCTTgaacacatttctctgtggtTATCGATGTTTTCACTGCGTATCCCTGCACTTAGATCTGACTTTCACAACCTGCATACCTGAAACTAACTGAAGCTACAGTGACGTCAGTAGGAAGCCTGGTGAACAGTGCCCTTATATCCTTGTcttcagtaaaaataacaatatcaataacacaaaaaaaaaaataaaccctgCGTTTTTTGTGACTAAAATTTATGACTGGcacaaataaatatcaaattaCACAGGTACTGAGCAAACCAAAGCTTGTGCTTTGGTTTACACAAGTTGTAATATAAGACAAACCCATACTGGCAAcgaaacaacaaacagcatcaTCCATAAATACACTGACAGACAATTAGAATATCTGTTATCTGATTCTGCTGTTCCAGTCAGATAACGTTTCCTACTGACTGGTTGTCTGATGAACTGCACTTATAGGTTGCATCCTCACGATCCAGGTGACATCTGTTGGCTCTGTGTGACTCTTTAGGTGATGAACGGATGGAGCAGTGGAAGAAGAAAGCATACCCGAAGGCCAGAAGGAGCAgtaaacaaaccacacaaaataTGACCACTATTAGGATGGTGTGGGCTTGCTCATGCACTTCTCCCCATGGGAGCAGCTCCGTGGTGGTCTGAATACTGAGGTTTGGTGGGGTTGTCCTGAAATTGGCCTGTAGAGTCACTGTGGGCGGCTGCGGATTCATGGAGGCAAGGTGGGTGACTTCTGACGTTAGTGCAGGTGGTGTGTCCTTGAGTTGGGGATACCTTGTTGTGTCCATACGGAGAAGGATATTTGATATGTTTTACCAATAATACAGACGAAGACTCACATTAGCAGAGTAATCAGAGTCTATTAAGATAATAATGTACGTGGAGTAGAGAGCAAGACAATTACATCTGATGGTTAATCATCCTGTCTGCAATCAGCACAAGCAAAAAGCATAAACAATAATTTTGCATCGCTCTTTACAAATTACAATTTTAGctgcatgattttattttgcacatttaaaagaaaacaagcaaatgaaGTCTTGTGCCCTTACCTGGAATATGTTGTTGCAGTGCCTTTTGATGAGCACAGCTTgggaaaatgaaagagatggaGGACCAGAGAGAGAGGGCTGCACTGAAGAAGCAAAGTGACTGGTGGACCACGAATGGGGGggggtttccatggcaacactTGCTGGAAGGGCCACTACCATGGAAGTGACATCATAATACCTCAAGGATGCATTTTAAAGTATACTAATgagattttaaattttttcaaCGATGTGAGCAGCCCAACCACCTGTAGCCTACAATCTCTACCAATATCTGACATTTTCCACGTATTTCCACGTATTCTGCTGAAACTATGCAGGAATAAAAGTGCATGCATAAGACAACATACATTTTGAAACAGCAAATccaat is a window of Echeneis naucrates chromosome 10, fEcheNa1.1, whole genome shotgun sequence DNA encoding:
- the LOC115049633 gene encoding soluble guanylate cyclase 88E-like, whose product is MYGLLCESLHDFIKESYGDDVWKLVRERADVRLHSFVTHQVYSESVIPRIAKAASGVTGTPYNELMNSWGVYFLGFVGKYGYDRILKVLGRHVRDFVNGLDNLHEYLRFSYPKVQPPTFFCQEESATGVTLHYRSKRKGYLHYAMGQLRQMGKQFYDTDIHVEVLSEQMVGDYSHVTMRLNFDNSAYRYIMKEDEEEQEILPITSDFFFEVFPFNIVFRQDMVVHNVGSGLATVFPDLDGKKINDAFLLARPLVEFTWNMIISHPNNLFEIMSKEPVKRERNLHNRVQNSDYENANRSADVDVELMAFQSIIGDDYKDGNSANAMESWGDGSRCLKLKGQMRYMPEWESIIFLGTPVMESLSAMFKTGLYINDLSMHDSSRDLVLAGTQQSEELKRALIQEQKKSSKLEESMKMLDYEMKKTDDLLYRMIPKPVAKRLRKGEPAVNTCEVFPDVTILFSDVVGFTRICSHITPMQVVSMLNTMYTLFDTLSEKHRVFKVETIGDAYMVVAGAPEKTKYHAHNICDMALDMVRSIDHLKDPSNGNNIQIRVGIHSGMVVAGVVGHKMPRYGLHGDTVHTASAMESNGKEMHIQLSSATYEHLKGSHFIFERRGIITIKGNVEIETYWLKGKRDKDGNAQAACPQFETQTISKAISKATISGPEATADEEGQVFPLVAGEDEDDVKSIRSHRIKMEISGHSLEESIEECRVEEMSVHKSHYKDALQDALQDSHLELDSPESDSRDSILECRDSSCDSRCSKSAMCSVS